A section of the Rhodobacteraceae bacterium M382 genome encodes:
- a CDS encoding acetyl-CoA C-acyltransferase, translating into MKQAVIVSAARTGLAKSFRGSFNVTHGATMGGHAVQAAVARAGMDGSEIEDCIIGCGFPEGETGGNIGRQIAIRAGLPVTASGMTVNRFCSSGLQTVALAAQAITEGGSGAMVAGGVESISMVQPKTRPSPEAWIAEHKPAIYMQMIETADIVAERYGISREDQDAYGLRSQQRIAAAQAAGTFDDEIAPMQATMAVKDKETGEISMREVTVDRDECNRPTTTLDGLAGLEPVRGAGKFITAGNASQLSDGAAAVVLMEATEAEKRGLDPMGAFKGFCVAGCEPDEMGIGPVFAVPRLLERHGLTVDDIDIWELNEAFASQALYCRNRLGIDDAKCNINGGSIAIGHPFGMTGARMVGHIMREGKRQNAKLGVVTMCIGGGMGAAGLFEIY; encoded by the coding sequence ATGAAACAAGCCGTTATCGTATCTGCTGCCCGCACCGGGCTGGCCAAATCCTTTCGTGGATCGTTCAACGTCACTCATGGGGCGACCATGGGGGGGCATGCAGTACAGGCCGCTGTTGCCCGCGCAGGCATGGATGGCTCCGAGATCGAAGACTGCATCATTGGCTGTGGCTTTCCCGAAGGCGAAACCGGCGGCAACATCGGCCGCCAGATCGCCATTCGTGCGGGTCTGCCGGTGACTGCATCGGGCATGACGGTGAACCGTTTCTGTTCCTCGGGTTTGCAGACCGTGGCCCTGGCCGCACAGGCAATCACCGAAGGTGGATCCGGGGCCATGGTGGCCGGCGGAGTTGAAAGCATCTCGATGGTGCAACCCAAAACACGCCCATCGCCCGAAGCCTGGATCGCCGAGCATAAACCCGCGATCTATATGCAGATGATCGAAACGGCGGATATCGTGGCCGAACGCTATGGCATCAGTCGCGAGGATCAGGATGCCTATGGGCTGCGGTCGCAACAGCGGATTGCAGCAGCCCAGGCGGCTGGCACGTTTGATGATGAAATTGCTCCGATGCAGGCGACCATGGCTGTCAAAGACAAGGAAACCGGCGAGATCTCGATGCGTGAGGTGACTGTGGATCGGGATGAATGCAATCGCCCGACCACCACGCTCGACGGTCTTGCGGGGCTGGAACCGGTGCGCGGGGCGGGCAAATTCATCACCGCCGGAAATGCGTCACAGCTGAGCGACGGGGCGGCCGCAGTTGTCCTGATGGAAGCGACTGAGGCGGAAAAGCGCGGTCTGGACCCGATGGGCGCATTCAAGGGCTTCTGTGTTGCAGGGTGCGAACCTGACGAAATGGGCATCGGCCCTGTCTTTGCGGTGCCGCGCCTGCTGGAACGCCATGGCCTGACGGTTGATGACATCGACATCTGGGAATTGAACGAGGCCTTTGCCAGCCAGGCGCTTTACTGTCGCAACCGTTTGGGAATCGACGATGCCAAATGCAATATCAACGGCGGGTCCATCGCCATTGGCCACCCCTTTGGCATGACCGGAGCCCGGATGGTCGGCCACATCATGCGTGAAGGCAAACGCCAGAACGCCAAGCTGGGCGTTGTGACCATGTGCATCGGTGGCGGCATGGGGGCGGCTGGCCTGTTCGAAATCTACTGA
- a CDS encoding DUF1045 domain-containing protein, whose translation MTFTRYAIYYVPGADAPWSRFATQWLGWDMALGQPVPHPDIADLDISPLTETPRKYGLHATLKPPMRLAPNHSADALRAACETLAKSRAPVTLDGLQLTRIGRFLALGAIGDTSDLNRLAAACVTELDQYRAAPSKEEQTRRVRPNMSQAHLANLAQWGYPHVLDHFRFHITLTGKLPKPRLLQVETLLKDRLAPLLPVPYILSQIALVGEAADGRFHLIEQFKLTGQA comes from the coding sequence ATGACATTCACCCGATACGCCATCTATTACGTCCCCGGCGCTGATGCGCCATGGAGCCGATTTGCGACTCAGTGGCTGGGCTGGGACATGGCGCTTGGGCAGCCTGTCCCACATCCGGATATCGCGGATCTGGACATCAGTCCCCTGACCGAAACGCCCAGGAAATACGGGCTGCATGCAACGCTGAAGCCTCCAATGCGTCTGGCACCGAACCACTCCGCCGATGCCCTGCGCGCAGCCTGCGAAACGCTCGCCAAATCCCGGGCACCGGTCACCTTGGACGGATTACAGCTCACGCGCATAGGGCGGTTCCTAGCACTCGGGGCGATTGGAGATACCTCTGACCTGAACCGATTGGCTGCGGCCTGTGTAACCGAGCTGGACCAGTATCGCGCCGCCCCGTCCAAAGAAGAACAGACGCGCCGGGTGCGTCCCAACATGTCTCAGGCACATCTGGCCAACCTGGCACAATGGGGGTACCCCCATGTGCTGGATCACTTTCGATTTCACATCACTTTGACCGGAAAACTACCCAAACCACGCCTGTTGCAGGTCGAAACCCTACTGAAGGACCGCTTGGCCCCATTGCTCCCTGTGCCCTACATCTTGTCGCAGATTGCCCTGGTTGGCGAAGCGGCAGACGGCCGGTTTCACCTGATCGAACAATTCAAACTGACAGGCCAGGCCTGA
- a CDS encoding enoyl-CoA hydratase/isomerase family protein, whose protein sequence is MTKLARVEDQDDRAVVVNMNPTRRGALSQDLYDAINAALELAHQTRIRAVLLTSEGGFFCAGGDLNVLIDRRGLTEAERRNKVDDLHDVIRGIRACPVPVIAAVDGGAAGAGASLALACDLIVAEAGANFTAAYVKAGLVPDGGLTASLARMVPRPLAMEMCLLGRPVSAEQLQALGAITSVAAAGEVLDRAQELADALAQGPRDAQRVIRGLVAGAYDRFEIAQLDAERDAMARAAGGTEAAEGIAAFLEKRPPRFQT, encoded by the coding sequence ATGACCAAACTGGCCCGCGTGGAGGATCAGGACGATCGTGCCGTTGTGGTCAATATGAACCCGACGCGGCGCGGGGCATTGTCGCAGGATTTGTACGATGCAATCAACGCCGCGCTGGAATTGGCGCACCAGACACGGATTCGCGCGGTTTTGCTGACCTCGGAAGGCGGCTTCTTTTGCGCGGGCGGGGATCTCAATGTTCTGATTGACCGGCGTGGGCTGACGGAAGCTGAACGCCGGAACAAGGTCGATGACCTGCATGATGTAATCCGTGGTATACGCGCCTGCCCGGTGCCCGTTATCGCGGCGGTGGACGGGGGCGCTGCGGGGGCCGGGGCGTCTTTGGCATTGGCATGTGATTTGATTGTGGCAGAAGCTGGGGCCAATTTCACCGCCGCTTATGTCAAAGCGGGGTTGGTGCCTGACGGTGGGCTGACGGCGTCGCTGGCCCGGATGGTGCCTCGCCCGTTGGCGATGGAGATGTGCCTGCTGGGCCGTCCGGTCAGTGCCGAGCAGCTGCAGGCATTGGGAGCTATTACGTCTGTTGCCGCGGCCGGAGAGGTTTTGGACCGGGCGCAGGAGCTGGCGGACGCGCTGGCACAGGGGCCGCGTGATGCACAACGGGTGATCCGGGGACTGGTCGCTGGGGCTTATGACCGTTTCGAGATTGCACAGCTGGATGCGGAACGTGATGCGATGGCACGGGCCGCGGGAGGCACCGAAGCCGCAGAAGGGATCGCCGCGTTTCTGGAGAAGCGGCCACCGCGATTTCAGACATAA
- a CDS encoding acyl-CoA dehydrogenase, producing MNFDLTEERQMLQDTLRRFLSDRYTTDVRNRIIDSDTGFSTELWAQLAELGIVGALFSEAQGGFGGAGFDITTVFEELGRAGVVEPFLDTAILGGGLVASLGNADQQVLVERVIAGDLHLALAHSEPTARYDLNRVMVSATVSGDAVRLKGRKSVVVNAEAAEFLIVSARESGAVDDCDGISLFLVPRETAGVIVRGYPLLAGGRAAEVEFEDVVVPESARLGTAGTAYTALAERAAAASVALAAETLGAMETATELTRGYLQTRQQFGRPIGSFQALQHRMADLWIEMEQARSATINAAGHLADQPHMRDLHVAAARNLIGRAGRLVAEDTIQLHGGIAMTREYELAHIAKRIVMADHRFGDTDYQLEQFIALSA from the coding sequence ATGAATTTTGACCTGACCGAAGAACGCCAGATGTTGCAGGACACACTGCGCCGGTTTTTGTCCGACCGTTATACCACTGACGTGCGCAACCGGATTATTGACAGCGACACGGGGTTTTCAACCGAACTTTGGGCGCAACTGGCCGAATTGGGAATTGTCGGTGCCCTGTTTTCCGAAGCGCAGGGTGGATTTGGTGGAGCCGGGTTCGACATCACCACGGTGTTCGAAGAACTGGGCCGTGCTGGCGTGGTTGAACCGTTCCTGGATACAGCCATTTTGGGTGGTGGTCTGGTGGCGTCCCTGGGGAACGCGGATCAACAGGTGCTGGTTGAACGGGTTATCGCAGGGGACCTGCATCTGGCGCTGGCTCACAGTGAACCGACGGCGCGGTATGATCTGAACCGGGTTATGGTATCGGCCACTGTGTCCGGAGACGCTGTGCGGCTGAAAGGGCGCAAATCTGTGGTGGTCAATGCCGAAGCAGCCGAATTCCTGATTGTGTCCGCACGCGAAAGCGGCGCAGTGGATGACTGCGATGGCATTTCCTTGTTTCTGGTCCCGCGCGAGACAGCGGGTGTGATCGTGCGCGGGTATCCTTTGTTGGCGGGTGGACGGGCCGCCGAAGTTGAGTTTGAAGATGTCGTGGTGCCGGAAAGCGCGCGTTTGGGCACGGCTGGCACCGCATATACTGCGCTGGCCGAACGGGCGGCGGCGGCGTCGGTTGCGCTGGCGGCTGAAACCTTGGGTGCGATGGAAACCGCGACCGAACTGACCCGCGGTTATTTACAGACGCGCCAGCAATTTGGGCGTCCGATTGGCAGCTTTCAGGCGCTGCAACACCGAATGGCGGATCTGTGGATAGAAATGGAGCAGGCCCGATCGGCCACGATCAACGCAGCGGGACATCTGGCGGATCAGCCCCACATGCGGGATCTGCACGTCGCGGCAGCGCGCAATCTCATCGGTCGGGCAGGTCGATTGGTGGCCGAAGACACCATCCAGCTGCACGGCGGTATCGCCATGACCCGGGAGTATGAGCTGGCCCATATCGCCAAACGGATCGTTATGGCCGATCATCGGTTCGGAGACACCGATTACCAATTGGAGCAGTTCATTGCCCTCAGCGCCTGA
- the rpe gene encoding ribulose-phosphate 3-epimerase yields MSFDRNIKIAPSILAADFANFGAECQAIEAQGADWVHVDVMDGHFVPNISFGPATCAAIRPHIKTVMDVHLMISPVDPYIEAFAQAGADFITAHIEATPHIHRTLQAIRGSGAKAGVALNPGTPADAIEHLLDLTDLVCVMTVNPGFGGQKFIDMTSKIRRLRDMIGDRPIHIEIDGGVDPKTAPLVAQAGADVLVAGSAAFRGGSVSNPAPYGENIRQIRAAAEGVWV; encoded by the coding sequence ATGTCCTTTGATCGCAACATCAAGATCGCCCCCTCTATCCTGGCTGCCGATTTCGCCAATTTTGGCGCAGAATGCCAAGCCATCGAAGCGCAAGGCGCAGATTGGGTCCATGTCGATGTCATGGACGGCCATTTTGTGCCCAACATCTCCTTTGGTCCGGCGACCTGTGCTGCGATCCGCCCCCACATCAAAACCGTGATGGATGTGCACCTGATGATCTCGCCAGTGGATCCCTACATCGAGGCTTTCGCTCAGGCAGGTGCTGATTTCATTACCGCCCATATCGAAGCCACCCCGCATATCCACCGCACGCTTCAGGCGATTCGCGGCAGCGGGGCCAAGGCCGGGGTCGCTCTGAACCCGGGCACACCTGCAGATGCCATCGAACACCTGCTGGATCTGACCGATCTGGTCTGTGTGATGACGGTGAACCCCGGGTTTGGCGGGCAAAAGTTCATCGACATGACATCCAAGATCCGCCGCCTGCGCGACATGATCGGCGACCGTCCGATCCACATCGAAATCGACGGTGGGGTTGATCCCAAAACCGCGCCTCTGGTGGCCCAGGCTGGCGCAGACGTTCTGGTCGCCGGGTCTGCGGCTTTCCGCGGCGGTTCGGTGTCCAACCCTGCCCCCTATGGCGAAAATATTCGCCAAATCCGCGCAGCGGCCGAAGGGGTCTGGGTCTGA
- a CDS encoding class I SAM-dependent methyltransferase codes for MSRLDSMLRRLTAQRDGLNWAADQVTDISGDVLDMGLGNGRTYDHLREILTDRRIWVIDRVLQCHPSCVPPEADFLQGEAEPMLNRLAQNDHQVALAHYDFGFGIKEKDVAEAARLSPTIASVMVPGGIIVSGQPLVGFTELDGPVGIPPGRYLFYRA; via the coding sequence ATGAGCCGACTGGACAGTATGCTGCGCCGACTGACCGCCCAAAGGGACGGCCTGAATTGGGCCGCCGATCAGGTCACCGACATATCGGGGGATGTGTTGGATATGGGATTGGGTAATGGGCGGACCTATGACCACCTGCGCGAGATCCTGACAGACCGCAGGATCTGGGTGATCGACCGCGTTTTGCAATGCCATCCCTCCTGTGTGCCCCCCGAGGCCGATTTCCTACAGGGTGAGGCCGAGCCAATGCTGAACAGGCTGGCCCAAAATGATCACCAGGTTGCCCTGGCCCATTATGACTTCGGCTTTGGGATCAAGGAAAAGGACGTTGCCGAGGCGGCCCGGCTCTCCCCGACCATCGCGTCGGTCATGGTGCCGGGTGGGATCATTGTCTCGGGCCAACCGCTGGTTGGGTTCACCGAACTCGACGGCCCCGTCGGCATCCCGCCGGGCCGTTACCTGTTCTACCGTGCCTGA
- a CDS encoding ATP-binding cassette domain-containing protein, with protein MFSIVDPEKCVVGQSIAERVATPCVVGLIGRSGVDVPDILNALGLMNRPKAGHVACGGPAEDHAPSGWQSDCAMIRSGSDLDPHKDVISTVLYGGDGGQFALAKVFKLHALDRVDRALALLDDLGIGVLALRRVEQLSDGQRQQVAIASAFMDAPKVVFAVEPSAGLDPLNARAVMQNLRRLQEDRGCSVVLDLQSSDIAQRYCDYVVRLDDGCVAADGVSRDLSGTALKILPGGSAPTGADRTQSGRRSEWHCANPEQTGAPAPVS; from the coding sequence GTGTTCAGTATTGTTGATCCGGAAAAATGCGTGGTTGGACAGTCGATAGCAGAGCGGGTCGCGACACCATGTGTTGTCGGGCTTATCGGTCGATCCGGGGTCGACGTGCCGGACATATTGAATGCGCTGGGCCTGATGAACAGGCCCAAGGCAGGTCATGTTGCCTGCGGTGGACCGGCTGAGGATCATGCACCGTCGGGATGGCAGTCTGATTGTGCAATGATCCGCTCAGGTTCTGATCTGGATCCGCACAAGGACGTCATTTCAACTGTTTTGTACGGTGGAGACGGTGGGCAATTTGCCTTGGCCAAAGTGTTCAAGCTGCACGCCTTGGACCGGGTTGATCGGGCGTTGGCGCTTTTGGATGATCTGGGAATTGGTGTTTTGGCATTGCGCAGGGTCGAACAGCTGTCTGATGGGCAACGCCAGCAAGTTGCCATTGCTTCGGCATTCATGGATGCGCCTAAGGTCGTATTTGCCGTGGAGCCAAGCGCGGGGTTGGACCCGCTGAATGCCCGGGCCGTGATGCAGAACCTGCGCCGCCTGCAGGAGGATCGGGGCTGTAGCGTGGTTCTGGATCTGCAATCATCAGATATCGCGCAGCGATATTGCGATTATGTCGTCAGGTTGGATGACGGGTGTGTCGCCGCTGATGGGGTGTCCAGGGATCTGAGTGGCACCGCCTTGAAGATTTTGCCCGGCGGTTCGGCTCCAACCGGTGCCGACAGGACGCAGTCCGGTCGGCGGTCCGAGTGGCACTGCGCCAATCCGGAACAGACGGGCGCACCAGCGCCTGTATCCTGA
- a CDS encoding PaaI family thioesterase, with translation MSWPISPNGSLWPIIGSETPITNWSSSLPSAPDADDIRFIEDPGCQQMVGYRTRLDRHAGTCTVTLELEDKHLNRHGILHGGMVATLLDVVCGNTASHYFDPIDHAPLVTVSLNLNYVAAARAGTVTATARPAGGGKSIAYINGELRDAEGQMLATASGIFKRIRT, from the coding sequence ATGAGCTGGCCCATATCGCCAAACGGATCGTTATGGCCGATCATCGGTTCGGAGACACCGATTACCAATTGGAGCAGTTCATTGCCCTCAGCGCCTGATGCCGACGATATCCGTTTTATAGAAGACCCCGGCTGCCAACAGATGGTTGGCTATCGGACCCGGTTGGACCGTCACGCTGGCACCTGCACCGTGACGTTGGAGTTGGAGGACAAGCACCTGAACCGGCATGGCATTTTGCATGGCGGGATGGTCGCAACCCTGTTGGATGTGGTCTGTGGCAATACTGCTTCGCACTATTTTGATCCGATTGACCATGCACCTTTGGTCACTGTGTCGCTGAATCTGAACTATGTTGCAGCGGCCCGTGCCGGAACGGTGACGGCCACGGCGCGCCCCGCCGGCGGCGGCAAATCCATCGCCTATATCAATGGTGAATTGCGCGACGCCGAAGGGCAAATGCTGGCCACTGCCTCGGGTATTTTCAAAAGGATCCGCACATGA
- a CDS encoding acyl-CoA dehydrogenase family protein: protein MDLSYTAEELAFRDEVRDFLEKNLPQEMSDAVRDGRSLGKAGHDRWHAILNERGWLAPNWPREFGGCEWSAVQRFLFEEECCRAHAPRIVPFGLTMLGPVLQRFGSPDQKDRFLPRILSGEDWWCQGYSEPGAGSDLASLKTKAVRDGDHYVVNGQKTWTTLGQYANWIFCLVRTDSTVKQQEGISFLLIDMNTPGIEVRPIILLDGTHEVNEVWFTDVRVPVENLVGEENKGWTYAKYLLTHERTNIAGVGFSQAGLDAVKRMARVEMSGGRPLIENPHFAARLARVEIDLMAMATTNLRIISRAAAGQAPGVESSMLKVKGTIIRQEINDLARRAAGIYAMPFASEEVEGGNEPPVGPDGSGPVSAQYFNNRKLSIFGGSNEVQRNIIAKVKLGGGA from the coding sequence ATGGATCTGAGCTATACCGCCGAGGAACTGGCTTTTCGCGACGAGGTGAGAGACTTTCTGGAGAAGAACCTGCCCCAAGAGATGTCCGATGCTGTTCGCGATGGGCGCAGTTTGGGCAAGGCGGGTCATGACCGTTGGCATGCAATCCTGAATGAGCGCGGTTGGCTGGCCCCCAATTGGCCGCGCGAGTTTGGTGGCTGTGAATGGAGCGCCGTGCAGCGGTTCCTCTTCGAGGAAGAATGCTGTCGCGCCCATGCCCCCCGCATCGTGCCTTTTGGTCTGACCATGCTGGGTCCGGTTTTGCAGCGATTTGGTTCGCCGGATCAAAAAGACCGGTTTCTGCCCCGAATTCTGTCCGGCGAAGATTGGTGGTGTCAGGGGTATTCCGAACCGGGTGCGGGATCGGATCTGGCGTCGCTCAAGACCAAGGCTGTTCGAGACGGAGACCATTACGTGGTCAATGGTCAAAAGACATGGACCACGTTGGGGCAATACGCCAATTGGATCTTCTGTCTGGTGCGCACTGACAGCACCGTGAAACAGCAGGAAGGGATTTCCTTTCTGCTGATCGACATGAACACGCCCGGGATCGAGGTGCGCCCGATCATTCTGTTGGATGGGACGCATGAGGTGAACGAAGTCTGGTTCACCGATGTCCGTGTCCCGGTAGAGAACCTGGTGGGCGAGGAAAACAAGGGCTGGACCTATGCCAAATATCTGCTGACCCACGAACGTACCAATATTGCCGGGGTCGGGTTTTCCCAGGCCGGTCTGGATGCGGTCAAACGCATGGCGCGGGTCGAAATGTCGGGTGGGCGCCCCTTGATCGAGAACCCGCATTTCGCGGCGCGGCTGGCCCGGGTCGAGATAGATCTGATGGCTATGGCAACCACCAATCTGCGGATTATTTCGCGGGCCGCGGCGGGTCAGGCACCTGGCGTTGAAAGCTCGATGCTCAAGGTCAAGGGGACGATCATCCGGCAGGAGATCAACGATTTGGCCCGTCGCGCCGCTGGCATCTATGCGATGCCCTTTGCGTCCGAAGAAGTGGAGGGCGGCAATGAACCCCCTGTCGGTCCTGACGGCAGCGGGCCGGTTTCGGCCCAGTATTTCAACAATCGCAAGCTGTCGATCTTTGGGGGGTCGAACGAAGTTCAGCGCAATATCATTGCCAAGGTAAAGCTGGGAGGTGGCGCATGA
- a CDS encoding acyl--CoA ligase has protein sequence MDRVEDLLRHQLEVRPSALAFYDSSGACWTYADLDRACDDLAVHLAQSGVQRGDRVLILSENCCAKVAALFACYRMGAVAVPVNARQTRAEIERIQGHATPVAAVLTTSVSPDAQAHAAWMNAGEITGRFGAVHLARTGQSNPDAPDDLAVLLYTTGTTGDPKGVMLSHANLLFGGRTSAELRNMTVDDVIYGVLPTTHVFGLASVVTAAIHIGAPVRLEARFSAAHLYQALREGVTLLSAVPQMHALLMQYTKEQGFDRLEGSALRYVSSGAAPLDPDWKRRAEAFYGVAVQNGYGMTETTAGICATSNPIGVPDVSVGPPLPEVNVRLDETVSGGGGGLGEVLVQGPNVMLGYYRNPAETMRALDRDGWMRTGDLGRFDAAGLLHIDGRAKELIIHGGFNVFPPEVEAALNAHPQVVQSAVVGRRADGDEEVVAFVQVASGDMPDTEELRAFVASQLAGYKRPSQIILATSLPAAPTGKILKHKLLGHFADQLV, from the coding sequence ATGGACAGAGTGGAAGATCTGCTGCGGCACCAGTTGGAGGTGCGCCCCTCGGCCTTGGCCTTTTATGACAGCAGCGGTGCCTGCTGGACTTATGCTGATCTGGATCGTGCCTGTGATGATCTGGCGGTGCATCTGGCCCAATCGGGAGTACAGCGTGGAGACCGGGTTTTGATCCTGTCGGAAAATTGCTGTGCCAAGGTCGCGGCCCTGTTTGCCTGTTATCGCATGGGGGCGGTTGCCGTGCCGGTGAATGCCCGTCAGACACGGGCCGAAATCGAACGCATTCAAGGTCACGCCACCCCGGTTGCGGCGGTGTTGACCACATCTGTTTCTCCTGATGCCCAGGCGCATGCCGCCTGGATGAATGCCGGGGAAATCACGGGGCGCTTTGGGGCGGTGCATCTGGCCCGAACAGGCCAAAGCAACCCGGATGCGCCGGATGATCTGGCCGTTCTGTTGTATACGACCGGCACGACCGGCGATCCCAAGGGCGTGATGCTGAGCCATGCCAACCTGTTGTTTGGCGGGCGCACCTCTGCCGAGCTGCGCAACATGACCGTTGATGACGTGATTTATGGGGTGTTGCCGACGACCCATGTTTTTGGGTTGGCCTCTGTGGTGACGGCGGCGATTCACATCGGTGCGCCGGTCCGGTTGGAAGCGCGATTTTCCGCAGCACATCTGTATCAGGCGTTGCGCGAGGGTGTGACGTTATTGTCTGCGGTGCCGCAGATGCATGCCCTGTTGATGCAATACACCAAGGAACAAGGATTTGACCGGTTGGAGGGCAGCGCGCTGCGCTATGTGTCGTCCGGGGCTGCGCCGTTGGATCCGGATTGGAAACGTCGGGCCGAGGCCTTTTACGGGGTGGCGGTTCAAAATGGCTATGGCATGACAGAAACCACGGCTGGCATCTGTGCGACCAGCAACCCGATTGGTGTGCCGGATGTTTCGGTCGGCCCTCCCTTGCCAGAAGTGAACGTGAGGCTGGACGAAACCGTGAGCGGCGGAGGCGGCGGGTTGGGCGAAGTTCTGGTTCAGGGCCCCAATGTCATGCTGGGGTATTACCGGAACCCGGCAGAAACCATGCGGGCGCTTGATCGGGACGGCTGGATGCGCACGGGAGATCTGGGGCGGTTCGATGCGGCTGGATTGCTGCATATAGATGGGCGTGCCAAGGAGTTGATCATTCATGGTGGGTTCAATGTGTTCCCGCCCGAAGTCGAAGCGGCGTTGAACGCCCATCCCCAAGTGGTGCAATCCGCAGTCGTGGGGCGACGGGCCGATGGAGACGAGGAAGTGGTGGCCTTTGTTCAGGTCGCGTCCGGGGACATGCCTGACACCGAGGAGTTGCGCGCTTTTGTGGCGAGTCAATTAGCCGGATACAAACGCCCAAGTCAGATCATCCTGGCCACATCATTGCCGGCGGCCCCGACCGGCAAGATCCTCAAGCACAAGCTGCTTGGGCATTTTGCCGATCAGTTGGTCTGA
- a CDS encoding polysaccharide deacetylase family protein gives MTPDWSPLDQEMARWQDLGLTLPLWWRDDDAIAPTQHLERLIALSERLCLPVHLAVIPSMASQALAHRIAQTHLRPVVHGWTHTSHAPLTEKKAEFGAHRPAQNMLDDALRGLATLQQLFAGALVPMFVPPWNRIAPEIVAGLPDLGYAALSTYTPRTSRLAAPGLVQINTHLDPIHWKASRSLVPAQQLVDQIARDMAHRRTGHTDNAEPYGILTHHLIHDDAIWAFTDALITRLLAGPATTWIYQSRTTT, from the coding sequence ATGACCCCCGATTGGAGTCCCTTGGATCAGGAAATGGCAAGATGGCAGGACCTTGGGTTGACCTTGCCTTTGTGGTGGCGTGATGATGATGCAATCGCGCCAACCCAGCACTTGGAACGCCTGATTGCACTGTCTGAGCGACTGTGCCTGCCTGTGCATCTGGCCGTTATCCCCTCGATGGCGTCTCAGGCATTGGCGCATCGGATTGCTCAAACTCACCTGCGTCCTGTGGTCCATGGGTGGACGCACACCTCCCACGCGCCGTTGACAGAAAAAAAAGCGGAATTTGGAGCCCATCGACCCGCGCAGAACATGCTGGACGATGCCCTTCGGGGCCTGGCAACGTTGCAGCAATTGTTTGCTGGCGCTCTGGTTCCAATGTTTGTGCCACCGTGGAATCGGATCGCCCCCGAAATCGTCGCGGGCTTGCCCGATTTGGGTTATGCCGCGCTTTCGACCTATACGCCGCGCACATCCCGGCTGGCAGCACCGGGGTTGGTGCAGATCAATACCCACCTTGATCCCATCCACTGGAAAGCCAGCCGATCTCTGGTCCCCGCCCAACAGCTGGTGGATCAGATTGCGCGTGATATGGCACACCGGCGCACCGGGCATACGGACAATGCCGAACCCTATGGAATTCTCACCCACCATCTGATTCATGATGACGCGATCTGGGCATTTACAGATGCGCTGATCACCCGCCTGTTGGCAGGCCCGGCAACCACATGGATCTATCAATCAAGGACAACAACATGA